The Yoonia sp. SS1-5 genome contains a region encoding:
- a CDS encoding HesB/IscA family protein: MLTIPPKVTARAFERLAEIGASAQGKALRVAVEGGGCSGFQYEIDLDDPKDDDLVLSEQGETVVIDSVSLPFLADATIDFSEELIGARFVINNPNATSSCGCGTSFSM; the protein is encoded by the coding sequence ATGCTGACGATCCCGCCAAAAGTAACTGCACGCGCCTTTGAACGGCTTGCCGAAATCGGGGCATCTGCCCAGGGCAAGGCCCTGCGCGTGGCCGTCGAAGGGGGCGGATGCTCGGGCTTTCAGTATGAAATCGACCTTGACGACCCCAAGGATGATGACCTGGTGCTGTCGGAACAGGGCGAAACGGTTGTGATCGACAGCGTGTCCCTGCCCTTTCTGGCCGATGCGACAATCGACTTTAGCGAAGAATTGATCGGTGCCCGATTTGTGATCAATAACCCCAATGCCACCTCGTCTTGCGGCTGCGGCACGTCGTTTTCGATGTAA
- a CDS encoding FAD-dependent monooxygenase has product MNAAKRSIATTDHNNNAGRKIAVIGGGLGGLTAALAFARQGAEVSVYEQAAALTEVGAGIQITPNGARALDALGLADALSAKGLRAQAVMPMDGLSGATIARFDLTAQVPAYRFFHRAALIGILADACVAAGVKVHLNSRVTDYRPDGGFDVAGRTVKPDLTIGADGVQSVLRGRLNGAAQPFFTGQVAWRAIIDQPDAPPEARIWMFPGRHIVTYPLSEGRLNIVAVQERDQWADEGWHHADDPAHLRSAFADCCDPLGAILAKVDTVGLWGLFRHPVALNWYQGTCAILGDAAHPTLPFLAQGANLAVEDAYQLARATDAAADLGAGLAAYQAARKGRVTRAINAANANARNYHLGGVRRIVAHGGLRLIGRAAPGAFLGRLGWLYDFDVTA; this is encoded by the coding sequence ATGAACGCCGCGAAAAGGTCCATCGCGACGACTGATCACAACAATAATGCCGGCCGCAAGATCGCGGTTATCGGCGGCGGGCTTGGCGGTCTGACCGCCGCGTTGGCTTTTGCCCGGCAAGGCGCTGAGGTGTCGGTGTACGAGCAGGCGGCGGCGCTGACAGAAGTGGGCGCAGGTATCCAGATCACGCCCAACGGTGCGCGCGCCCTTGATGCCTTGGGGCTGGCGGATGCGCTATCCGCAAAAGGGCTTCGGGCGCAGGCCGTTATGCCGATGGATGGGCTGTCTGGTGCGACGATTGCGCGTTTCGATCTGACAGCGCAGGTACCGGCGTACCGTTTTTTTCACCGCGCCGCGCTGATTGGTATCCTTGCTGATGCCTGCGTCGCAGCCGGGGTGAAGGTGCATCTGAATAGCCGCGTGACGGATTATCGGCCCGATGGGGGCTTTGATGTTGCGGGCCGCACGGTCAAACCTGATCTGACCATCGGTGCCGATGGTGTGCAGTCTGTTCTGCGCGGGCGTCTGAATGGCGCGGCACAGCCATTTTTCACCGGGCAAGTGGCATGGCGGGCCATCATTGATCAGCCAGATGCGCCGCCGGAAGCACGGATCTGGATGTTTCCGGGGCGCCATATCGTGACCTATCCGTTGTCGGAGGGGCGGCTGAATATCGTGGCTGTGCAGGAACGCGACCAATGGGCGGATGAGGGGTGGCATCACGCGGATGATCCCGCGCACCTGCGATCCGCATTTGCCGATTGCTGTGATCCGTTGGGGGCTATCCTGGCCAAGGTCGACACCGTGGGGCTTTGGGGGCTGTTCCGGCATCCCGTTGCGCTCAACTGGTATCAGGGAACATGCGCAATTCTTGGCGATGCGGCGCATCCAACACTGCCATTTCTGGCGCAGGGGGCCAATCTGGCGGTGGAAGACGCCTACCAGCTGGCGCGCGCCACAGACGCCGCCGCCGATCTTGGTGCCGGGCTTGCGGCCTATCAGGCGGCGCGCAAGGGCAGAGTGACCCGTGCCATCAACGCGGCCAATGCGAACGCGCGCAACTATCATCTGGGGGGCGTGCGGCGGATCGTGGCCCATGGCGGGCTACGTCTCATTGGGCGGGCAGCACCGGGCGCGTTTCTGGGCCGGTTGGGCTGGCTTTACGATTTCGACGTCACGGCCTGA
- the xth gene encoding exodeoxyribonuclease III, which yields MKIATFNINGIKARIGALTDWIDEAQPDVAILQEIKSVDEGFPRDVFEDKGYNVETHGQKGFNGVAILSKFPLEDVTRGLPGAEGAGREGVDDTEARYIEATVVGDKAVRICGLYLPNGNPAPGPKYDYKLRWMDRLYQRAQALLANEEIALMAGDYNIIPQLEDAARPDAWRDDALFRMDSRDAFRRIENLGFAEAFRLREAGAGHYSFWDYQAGAWDKNDGIRIDHFLLTPQCADLLNNCWIEADIRGRDKPSDHVPVWVDLAA from the coding sequence ATGAAAATCGCGACATTCAACATCAACGGGATCAAGGCGCGCATTGGCGCGTTGACCGACTGGATTGATGAGGCCCAGCCCGACGTCGCCATCCTGCAAGAAATCAAATCTGTTGACGAAGGCTTCCCCCGCGACGTCTTTGAAGACAAGGGATACAATGTCGAAACCCATGGCCAGAAAGGGTTTAACGGGGTTGCGATCCTGTCGAAATTCCCGCTCGAAGATGTCACGCGCGGCCTGCCCGGCGCCGAGGGTGCCGGACGCGAAGGCGTGGATGATACAGAGGCCCGCTATATCGAAGCCACCGTTGTCGGTGACAAGGCGGTGCGCATTTGCGGGCTTTACCTGCCTAACGGAAATCCCGCGCCCGGCCCAAAATATGATTATAAACTGCGCTGGATGGACCGGCTGTACCAGCGCGCCCAAGCACTGCTTGCCAATGAAGAGATCGCGCTGATGGCCGGCGACTACAACATCATCCCTCAACTGGAAGACGCCGCCCGCCCTGACGCATGGCGTGATGACGCATTGTTCCGGATGGACAGCCGCGACGCCTTCCGGCGTATCGAAAACCTCGGCTTTGCCGAAGCCTTCCGCCTGCGCGAGGCTGGTGCGGGGCATTATTCGTTCTGGGACTATCAGGCAGGCGCCTGGGACAAGAATGACGGCATTCGCATCGACCATTTCCTGCTGACCCCCCAATGCGCCGATCTGCTGAACAATTGCTGGATCGAGGCCGACATACGTGGTCGCGACAAGCCCTCTGACCATGTGCCGGTCTGGGTTGACCTGGCCGCCTGA
- a CDS encoding GNAT family N-acetyltransferase yields MTDTTQTRIRPLRAEDKPYWRKLWTGYLTFYDSSVSDAVYERTFTRLLGDDDQDFHCLIATHREKPVGLAHFLFHRHCWRVENVCYLQDLYADPDMRGKGVGRQLIEAVYAAADAAGAPSVYWLTQDDNTTARTLYDRIGQATNFIKYLRPA; encoded by the coding sequence ATGACCGACACCACCCAGACCCGCATCCGCCCTTTGCGCGCGGAAGACAAGCCGTATTGGCGCAAGCTATGGACGGGGTATCTGACATTCTATGACAGTTCCGTCTCGGACGCCGTTTATGAGCGTACATTTACACGGCTTCTGGGTGATGATGATCAGGACTTTCATTGCCTGATCGCCACGCATCGCGAAAAGCCTGTCGGCCTCGCGCATTTCCTGTTTCACCGGCATTGCTGGCGCGTCGAAAATGTCTGCTACCTGCAGGACCTCTATGCCGATCCCGATATGCGCGGCAAAGGTGTGGGGCGGCAATTGATCGAAGCCGTCTATGCGGCCGCGGATGCCGCTGGCGCGCCGTCTGTCTATTGGCTAACGCAGGATGACAATACGACCGCCCGCACCCTTTATGACCGGATCGGACAAGCGACCAATTTCATCAAATACCTGAGGCCCGCATGA
- a CDS encoding MoxR family ATPase, whose translation MQFTGTETYVATDDLTMAVNAAVTLERPLLVKGEPGTGKTELARQVSAALGLPMIEWHIKSTTKAQQGLYEYDAVSRLRDSQLGDARVHDVANYIKRGKLWQAFAADGKTVLLIDEIDKADIEFPNDLLQELDRMEFHVYETGETIKAIHRPIVIITSNNEKELPDAFLRRCFFHYIRFPDIDTMRKIVAVHHPGIKEALLTAALTQFYELRDQTGLKKKPSTSEVLDWLKLLLAEDLSPEDLKRDGANALPKLHGALLKNEQDVHLFERLAFMARSGR comes from the coding sequence ATGCAATTCACCGGAACCGAGACCTATGTCGCCACCGACGATCTAACCATGGCCGTGAATGCCGCGGTCACACTGGAACGACCTTTGCTGGTCAAGGGCGAACCAGGCACCGGGAAAACCGAACTGGCCCGGCAGGTCAGCGCGGCATTGGGTCTTCCGATGATCGAATGGCATATCAAATCCACCACCAAAGCCCAGCAGGGCCTGTATGAATATGACGCCGTCAGCCGCTTGCGTGACAGTCAGCTTGGCGATGCCCGTGTGCATGATGTGGCCAATTACATCAAGCGCGGCAAGCTGTGGCAGGCCTTTGCCGCCGATGGCAAAACGGTTCTGTTGATTGATGAAATCGACAAGGCGGATATCGAGTTTCCCAACGATCTGTTGCAGGAACTGGACCGGATGGAATTCCACGTCTACGAAACCGGCGAGACCATCAAGGCCATTCACCGCCCCATCGTGATCATCACCTCCAACAACGAAAAGGAACTGCCCGACGCCTTTCTGCGCCGCTGCTTTTTCCACTACATCCGCTTTCCGGATATCGACACGATGCGCAAGATTGTCGCAGTCCATCACCCTGGCATTAAAGAGGCGCTACTGACCGCCGCGTTGACCCAATTCTACGAATTGCGCGATCAGACGGGGTTGAAAAAGAAACCATCCACGTCCGAGGTGCTGGACTGGCTGAAACTGCTGCTGGCCGAAGACCTCAGCCCCGAGGACCTGAAACGTGACGGTGCCAACGCATTGCCCAAGCTGCATGGCGCGCTGCTGAAGAACGAGCAGGACGTCCACCTTTTCGAACGGCTGGCCTTCATGGCCCGTAGCGGGCGCTAG
- the dksA gene encoding RNA polymerase-binding protein DksA, protein MKAEVFLPEDYRPAENEPFMNERQTEYFRRKLMDWKAELLEDSRDTVAGMKDQTRNIPDVADRASEETDRSLELRTRDRQRKLVNKIDAALRRIDEGEYGYCEKTGEPISLKRLDARPIATMSLEAQERHERREKVHRDD, encoded by the coding sequence ATGAAAGCTGAAGTATTTTTGCCAGAAGATTACCGACCCGCTGAAAACGAACCGTTCATGAATGAACGGCAAACCGAATATTTCCGTCGCAAGCTGATGGACTGGAAAGCAGAGCTGTTGGAAGACAGCCGCGATACGGTTGCCGGCATGAAAGACCAGACCCGCAACATCCCGGATGTCGCGGATCGGGCATCCGAGGAAACAGACCGGTCGCTGGAGCTGCGCACCCGTGACCGCCAACGCAAGCTGGTGAACAAGATTGACGCCGCCCTGCGCCGGATCGACGAGGGTGAGTATGGCTATTGCGAAAAAACGGGCGAACCGATTTCGCTCAAACGTCTCGATGCCCGCCCGATTGCGACCATGAGCCTTGAAGCGCAAGAGCGTCATGAACGCCGCGAAAAGGTCCATCGCGACGACTGA
- a CDS encoding deoxyguanosinetriphosphate triphosphohydrolase, producing MAAPYATDPGNPRGRLYAEEESAFRSPFQRDRDRIIHASAFRRLKHKTQVFIEHEGDYFRTRLTHSIEVAQVARTVAAALDLNVELTEAVALAHDLGHTPFGHTGEEALDALMQPYGGFDHNAQALHIVTNLERHYAEWDGLNLTWESLEGIAKHNGPVTGDIPYALAAYNAGHDLELHTHASAEAQAAALADDIAYNNHDLHDGLRAELFSTDDLAQLPILADCFARVDAKYPGLNYYRRRHEALRRFFGVLVEDVITVSRRNLDALAPGAVQDIRDAGRMMVQFSPELWEDLKVIRRFLFVRMYRAPAVVEMREVVTAMINDLFPFFMENTDELPKQWRKDVADAPDKTTLARIVADYIAGMTDRFAIQEHKRLIGGEDIPPGVIDGN from the coding sequence ATGGCAGCGCCATATGCAACCGACCCGGGCAACCCCCGTGGCCGGTTATACGCGGAAGAGGAAAGCGCGTTTCGCTCGCCCTTTCAACGGGATCGCGACCGGATCATTCACGCATCGGCCTTTCGCCGGCTCAAGCACAAGACCCAGGTTTTTATCGAACATGAGGGCGATTATTTCCGGACCCGTCTGACCCATTCTATTGAAGTGGCGCAGGTGGCCCGGACGGTTGCGGCGGCTCTTGACCTGAATGTCGAACTGACCGAGGCCGTGGCCCTCGCCCATGATCTGGGCCACACCCCCTTTGGCCATACCGGTGAAGAGGCGCTGGATGCCCTGATGCAGCCCTATGGCGGTTTTGATCACAATGCACAGGCCTTGCATATCGTGACCAATCTGGAACGCCACTATGCCGAATGGGACGGGCTGAACCTGACCTGGGAAAGTCTTGAAGGGATCGCAAAGCATAACGGGCCAGTGACGGGCGATATTCCTTACGCGCTGGCCGCCTATAACGCGGGCCATGATCTGGAACTGCACACCCATGCAAGCGCCGAGGCGCAAGCAGCCGCGCTTGCCGATGATATCGCCTATAATAACCATGACTTACATGACGGACTTCGTGCAGAATTGTTCAGCACGGATGATCTGGCGCAACTGCCTATTCTAGCCGATTGCTTTGCCCGGGTTGATGCAAAATACCCCGGCCTCAACTATTACCGCCGCCGTCACGAGGCCTTGCGCCGCTTTTTTGGTGTTCTGGTCGAGGATGTCATCACGGTCAGTCGCCGCAATCTTGACGCCCTTGCGCCGGGCGCGGTGCAGGATATTCGGGATGCCGGTCGGATGATGGTGCAGTTTTCCCCGGAACTATGGGAAGATCTGAAAGTGATCAGGCGCTTCCTGTTTGTGCGCATGTACCGCGCGCCTGCCGTTGTGGAAATGCGCGAGGTGGTAACGGCCATGATCAACGACCTCTTCCCGTTTTTCATGGAAAACACCGATGAATTGCCAAAGCAATGGCGCAAGGATGTGGCGGATGCGCCGGACAAGACGACCCTGGCCCGCATTGTGGCGGATTACATCGCCGGGATGACAGACCGATTTGCTATTCAAGAGCATAAGCGCTTGATTGGGGGCGAAGATATTCCACCGGGGGTGATTGATGGCAATTGA